The Acidimicrobiales bacterium genome window below encodes:
- the rdgB gene encoding RdgB/HAM1 family non-canonical purine NTP pyrophosphatase: MRLVLASANPDKAAEIRAILTAAVPGLELLPRPADVPDVVEDADTLEGNARLKAVALCEATGEAAVADDTGLAVDALGGAPGVWSARYAGPGATYDDNVRRLLRELDGVPADERTARFETVALVRFPDGREVAVRGAVAGRITTERRGTNGFGYDPVFVPDDGDGRTLAEMTAAEKDAISHRGRAFRALAGRLAGLPAP; this comes from the coding sequence GTGAGGCTCGTCCTCGCCTCGGCCAACCCCGACAAGGCGGCCGAGATCCGGGCCATCCTCACGGCCGCCGTCCCCGGCCTCGAGCTGCTGCCCCGGCCGGCCGACGTGCCCGACGTGGTGGAGGACGCCGACACCCTGGAGGGGAACGCCCGGCTGAAGGCGGTGGCGCTGTGCGAGGCGACCGGCGAGGCGGCCGTGGCCGACGACACCGGCCTCGCCGTCGACGCGCTCGGCGGCGCGCCCGGGGTCTGGTCGGCCCGCTACGCCGGGCCCGGCGCCACCTACGACGACAACGTCCGCCGCCTCCTCCGGGAGCTGGACGGCGTGCCGGCCGACGAGCGCACGGCCCGGTTCGAGACGGTCGCGCTGGTCCGCTTCCCCGACGGGCGGGAGGTGGCCGTCCGCGGCGCCGTGGCCGGCCGGATCACGACCGAGCGCCGGGGGACGAACGGCTTCGGCTACGACCCCGTCTTCGTGCCCGACGACGGGGACGGCCGGACCCTCGCGGAGATGACGGCGGCCGAGAAGGACGCCATCAGCCACCGCGGCCGGGCCTTCCGGGCCCTGGCCGGGCGGCTGGCCGGCCTACCAGCCCCGTAG
- the rph gene encoding ribonuclease PH gives MRVDGREADQLRPVAFERDFTEMATGSVLVSMGRTRVLCTASVDEDVPRWMKGRGSGWVTAEYSMLPGSSPERVRREAQTGRPSGRTQEIQRLIGRALRSVCDMVSLGERQVVVDCDVLQADGGTRTASICGGYVALHDALSRLLQRGVIGAHPLTDACAAVSVGIVGGTPMLDLAYTEDSTAEVDMNVVMTGEGRFVEVQGTAEGMAFTRGELDELLMLAELGIADIVARQREVLADPPSRR, from the coding sequence GTGAGAGTGGACGGCAGGGAGGCGGACCAGCTGCGCCCGGTCGCCTTCGAGCGGGACTTCACCGAGATGGCGACGGGCTCGGTGCTCGTCAGCATGGGGCGGACGCGGGTGCTGTGCACGGCGTCGGTCGACGAGGACGTGCCCCGCTGGATGAAGGGCAGGGGCAGCGGCTGGGTGACGGCCGAGTACTCGATGCTGCCCGGCTCGAGCCCCGAGCGGGTGCGGCGGGAGGCCCAGACCGGGCGGCCGTCGGGGCGCACCCAGGAGATCCAGCGGCTGATCGGCCGGGCGCTGCGGTCGGTGTGCGACATGGTCTCCCTCGGGGAGCGCCAGGTGGTGGTCGACTGCGACGTGCTCCAGGCCGACGGCGGCACCCGCACGGCGTCCATCTGCGGCGGCTACGTCGCCCTCCACGACGCGCTGAGCCGGCTGCTCCAACGGGGGGTGATCGGCGCCCACCCGCTCACCGACGCCTGCGCCGCCGTCTCCGTCGGCATCGTGGGCGGCACGCCGATGCTCGACCTCGCCTACACCGAGGACTCGACGGCCGAGGTCGACATGAACGTCGTGATGACCGGCGAGGGGCGGTTCGTCGAGGTCCAGGGGACGGCCGAGGGCATGGCGTTCACGAGGGGCGAGCTGGACGAGCTGCTGATGCTGGCCGAGCTCGGCATCGCCGACATCGTCGCCCGCCAGCGCGAGGTGCTGGCCGACCCGCCGTCGCGCCGGTGA
- a CDS encoding MBL fold metallo-hydrolase, which yields MGLSITVLGCDGTYAGPGGACSGYLVEGGGTAVWLDAGPGTLANLQRHVGLADVDAVVVSHGHPDHWLELPVFHNALKYGLGRKGFPVYAPRAVRRQADSLGSTKGTFDWRVVGDGDEATIGGLSFRFSRTDHPVETLGVRVDGDGRSLAYSADTSDGWSLGELGPGVDLAVCEATLLADREGTAPHLSGRQAGAMAKAAGVARLVLTHLWPTSDPDRHRAEAEAAFGGPVEVAELHRRYDA from the coding sequence GTGGGCCTGAGCATCACCGTCCTCGGCTGCGACGGCACCTACGCCGGGCCGGGCGGGGCGTGCAGCGGCTACCTGGTCGAGGGGGGCGGCACCGCCGTGTGGCTCGACGCCGGCCCCGGCACGCTGGCCAACCTCCAGCGCCACGTGGGCCTCGCCGACGTCGACGCGGTCGTCGTCAGCCACGGCCACCCCGACCACTGGCTGGAGCTCCCGGTGTTCCACAACGCGCTGAAGTACGGCCTCGGCCGGAAGGGCTTCCCGGTGTACGCGCCGCGAGCCGTCCGCCGCCAGGCCGACTCGCTCGGGTCGACGAAGGGCACGTTCGACTGGCGGGTGGTGGGCGACGGCGACGAGGCGACGATCGGCGGCCTGTCGTTCCGCTTCTCCCGCACCGACCACCCCGTCGAGACCCTCGGCGTGCGGGTGGACGGCGACGGCCGCTCGCTCGCCTACTCGGCCGACACGTCGGACGGGTGGTCCCTCGGCGAGCTCGGGCCTGGGGTCGACCTCGCCGTGTGCGAGGCCACCCTGCTGGCCGACCGGGAGGGCACCGCACCGCACCTGAGCGGCCGCCAGGCCGGGGCGATGGCGAAGGCGGCCGGCGTGGCCCGCCTGGTGCTCACCCACCTGTGGCCGACGAGCGATCCCGACCGCCACCGGGCCGAGGCCGAGGCCGCGTTCGGCGGGCCGGTCGAGGTGGCCGAGCTGCACCGGAGGTACGACGCGTGA
- the murI gene encoding glutamate racemase: MDDRPLGMFDSGLGGLTVARAVIDLLPDEDLVYVGDTGRYPYGPRDLDEVRGFAHQIATSLVEDHGVKLVVVACNTAAAAALGDLAAALPVPVIGVIEPGVRALAAATRNGRVGVIGTVGTIASGAYQQAVDALGKDLDLTCAACPGFVEFVERGETASDQVHVLAERLLAPVRSAGVDALLLGCTHYPYLARTIADVMGRDVVLVSSADETAFELRATLAASDLAHRPRRAGDRPTHRFLSSGDVDRFTDLGRRLLGPELGGAEAVQWA, encoded by the coding sequence GTGGACGACCGGCCCCTCGGCATGTTCGACAGCGGGCTCGGCGGCCTGACCGTCGCCAGGGCCGTCATCGACCTGCTGCCCGACGAGGACCTCGTCTACGTCGGCGACACCGGCCGCTACCCGTACGGGCCCCGCGACCTCGACGAGGTGCGGGGCTTCGCCCACCAGATCGCCACCTCGCTCGTCGAGGACCACGGCGTGAAGCTCGTCGTCGTCGCCTGCAACACGGCCGCCGCGGCCGCCCTCGGCGACCTGGCGGCGGCGCTGCCCGTCCCCGTCATCGGCGTGATCGAGCCCGGCGTGCGGGCGCTGGCGGCGGCCACCCGCAACGGCCGGGTCGGGGTCATCGGCACCGTCGGCACCATCGCCTCGGGCGCCTACCAGCAGGCCGTCGACGCCCTGGGCAAGGACCTGGACCTGACGTGCGCGGCCTGCCCCGGCTTCGTCGAGTTCGTCGAGCGGGGGGAGACGGCGAGCGACCAGGTGCACGTGCTGGCCGAGCGGCTCCTCGCCCCGGTGCGGTCGGCGGGGGTCGACGCCCTGCTGCTCGGCTGCACCCACTACCCGTACCTCGCCCGTACGATCGCCGACGTGATGGGCCGGGACGTCGTGCTCGTGTCGTCGGCCGACGAGACCGCCTTCGAGCTGCGGGCCACGCTCGCCGCGTCGGACCTCGCCCACCGGCCCCGCCGGGCGGGCGACCGCCCGACCCACCGGTTCCTGTCGTCGGGCGACGTCGACCGGTTCACCGACCTCGGCCGGCGCCTGCTCGGCCCGGAACTGGGCGGGGCCGAGGCCGTGCAGTGGGCCTGA
- a CDS encoding cysteine synthase, translating to MALHESVLDTIGDTPMVDVSRLSPNPHVRIVAKLEGQNPAGSVKDRIALAMVEEAEKDGRLSPGQTILEPSSGNTGIALAMIARLKGYPLKVVLPENVSVERRQLLEVFGAEVILSPGAEGSNGAVRRAREMADEHPEWAFLYQYGNSANPRAHYETTGPEIWRDCPQVTHFVAGLGTTGTLVGVGRYLKERNAGVRVVAVESPSGELVEGLRNLDDGFVPPVFEEWGGPELLDARWIVRPRESIEWTRRLATEAGILAGISSGAAMAGAVKVAERTEEGVVVFLAADGGWKYLSTGAYTDDLDRAADAAGSIVYF from the coding sequence GTGGCGCTCCACGAGTCGGTGCTCGACACCATCGGCGACACGCCGATGGTCGACGTCAGCCGGCTCAGCCCCAACCCCCACGTCCGCATCGTCGCCAAGCTGGAGGGCCAGAACCCGGCCGGGTCGGTGAAGGACCGCATCGCCCTCGCCATGGTCGAGGAGGCGGAGAAGGACGGCCGCCTCTCGCCGGGGCAGACGATCCTCGAGCCGTCGTCGGGCAACACCGGCATCGCGCTGGCGATGATCGCCCGGCTGAAGGGCTACCCGCTCAAGGTCGTCCTCCCGGAGAACGTGTCCGTCGAGCGCCGCCAGCTGCTCGAGGTGTTCGGCGCGGAGGTGATCCTGTCGCCCGGCGCCGAGGGGTCGAACGGGGCCGTCCGGCGGGCCAGGGAGATGGCCGACGAGCACCCCGAGTGGGCGTTCCTCTACCAGTACGGCAACAGCGCCAACCCCCGGGCCCACTACGAGACGACCGGGCCGGAGATCTGGCGGGACTGCCCGCAGGTCACCCACTTCGTGGCCGGCCTGGGCACGACCGGCACCCTGGTGGGCGTGGGGCGGTACCTGAAGGAGCGCAACGCCGGCGTGCGGGTGGTCGCCGTCGAGTCGCCGTCGGGGGAGCTGGTCGAGGGCCTGCGCAACCTGGACGACGGCTTCGTGCCCCCGGTGTTCGAGGAGTGGGGCGGGCCGGAGCTGCTAGACGCCCGCTGGATCGTCCGCCCCCGCGAGTCGATCGAGTGGACCCGGCGGCTGGCCACCGAGGCCGGCATCCTCGCCGGCATCTCGTCGGGCGCGGCGATGGCCGGCGCGGTGAAGGTCGCGGAGCGGACCGAGGAGGGCGTCGTCGTCTTCCTCGCCGCCGACGGCGGCTGGAAGTACCTGTCGACCGGCGCGTACACCGACGACCTCGACCGGGCCGCCGACGCGGCCGGCTCCATCGTCTACTTCTAG
- a CDS encoding ubiquitin-like small modifier protein 1: MPDVRLPTVLRPHAGGQSNVHANGGTLDEVIGDLVRQFPNLAGRIKSDDGAIHRFVNVYVNDEDVRYLKGLDTEVTSGDVVAIVPAVAGG, from the coding sequence GTGCCCGACGTGCGACTGCCCACCGTGCTGCGCCCCCACGCCGGCGGCCAGTCCAACGTGCACGCCAACGGCGGCACCCTCGACGAGGTCATCGGCGACCTGGTCCGCCAGTTCCCGAACCTGGCCGGCCGCATCAAGTCCGACGACGGCGCCATCCACCGGTTCGTGAACGTGTACGTGAACGACGAGGACGTGCGCTACCTGAAGGGCCTGGACACCGAGGTCACCTCGGGCGACGTCGTCGCCATCGTCCCGGCCGTGGCCGGCGGCTGA
- a CDS encoding M67 family metallopeptidase, giving the protein MLRVTADVHARLVAHAYDALPDEACGLLAGPAPTAPGGGDVKATRFYPCRNAAASSRVYTVDHRDYLAAEDDADAAGLAIVGVVHSHTHTDAYPSPTDVDRAADPSWRYVIVSLRQEAPVTRAYRIADGRVTEEAIALEPR; this is encoded by the coding sequence GTGCTGAGGGTGACCGCCGACGTCCACGCCCGGCTGGTCGCCCACGCCTACGACGCCCTGCCCGACGAGGCGTGCGGCCTGCTCGCCGGCCCGGCGCCGACGGCCCCGGGCGGCGGCGACGTCAAGGCGACCCGCTTCTACCCGTGCCGCAACGCGGCCGCGTCGTCCCGGGTCTACACGGTCGACCACCGCGACTACCTGGCCGCCGAGGACGACGCGGACGCGGCCGGGCTGGCCATCGTCGGGGTCGTCCACTCCCACACCCACACCGACGCCTACCCGTCGCCCACCGACGTGGACCGGGCCGCCGACCCCTCCTGGCGCTACGTGATCGTCTCCCTCCGCCAGGAGGCGCCCGTCACCCGCGCCTACCGCATCGCGGACGGCCGGGTCACCGAAGAGGCGATCGCCCTCGAGCCCCGGTAG
- the smpB gene encoding SsrA-binding protein SmpB, producing MAPKGTKVIASNRRARHDYDILDVVEAGIALQGSEVKSLRESKVQMADAYARVEGGEVWLHGVHISPYLHASSHTGHDPERRRKLLLHRDEIGRLGARVAQDRLALVPLSLYFKEGRAKVELAVARGRRRYDKRQAIAKRDAEREAARAMAAARRR from the coding sequence ATGGCTCCCAAGGGCACCAAGGTCATCGCCTCGAACCGCAGGGCGCGGCACGACTACGACATCCTCGACGTCGTCGAGGCCGGCATCGCCCTCCAGGGCAGCGAGGTGAAGTCCCTGCGGGAGTCGAAGGTGCAGATGGCCGACGCCTACGCCCGGGTCGAGGGCGGCGAGGTGTGGCTGCACGGTGTCCACATCTCGCCCTACCTGCACGCCTCCTCCCACACCGGCCACGACCCCGAGCGGCGCCGGAAGCTCCTGCTGCACCGGGACGAGATCGGCCGCCTCGGCGCCCGCGTCGCCCAGGACCGGCTCGCGCTCGTGCCGCTGTCGCTGTACTTCAAGGAGGGCCGGGCCAAAGTCGAGCTGGCCGTGGCCAGGGGCAGGCGGCGCTACGACAAGCGTCAGGCCATCGCCAAGCGGGACGCCGAGCGGGAGGCGGCGAGGGCGATGGCGGCCGCCCGGCGCCGGTAG
- a CDS encoding GDSL-type esterase/lipase family protein has product MGVRLLAYVAACWLFIALRHRSLFLAILALFGVVASALALDRVVRSQVLGRPEGCRRFLLSLTLPVAGGVLMVAGWLSGADGWRFFGFAVTYLGFGVAVEQLRTEGVAERWHRPALLATGGLTALGLVVLAVTGWTVGAWLAAAGLGLLPVGVALATATVTRSLGRRPDRRRAVMAAVGASLFAAALIWMAALGVGGPHLVLVAAALLLLVLAIGSRTNTDVVLVVAMAAVVWTLTHRTVPTTDPTRADRGETVMAALGDSYMSGEGADAFFEGTNRKGDNECRQAPTAFAALLALDRHEALADDLLFLACSGADTADVRTQVGDLVARRDADGLEVKVVLLSVGGNDAGFGTVGRTCLLAGDCSELAGAWMANLGELAERLGTLYGEVRAAVGEVPVVVVPYPIPIARASCAASTLTDAEHRFLHDFAVALDEVVAAAAADAGFYVVDTMPDAFAGMQVCPGDAADAAVNFFALNTVVGTLEQSANPLNWWHNSLHPNQRGHERMRAALTEWLGDRTALPPRSEAAAARPPSDTGPTAVARGGACTGKTGHGLHECSERWMRREIGQFALTKGLLLLAAAVGVWLLTVPLILFWRENLA; this is encoded by the coding sequence GTGGGGGTCCGGCTCCTCGCCTACGTCGCGGCGTGCTGGCTCTTCATCGCGCTGCGCCACCGCTCGCTCTTCCTCGCCATCCTCGCCCTCTTCGGCGTCGTGGCCTCCGCGCTCGCCCTCGACCGGGTCGTCCGCTCGCAGGTGCTGGGGCGGCCGGAGGGGTGCCGCCGCTTCCTGCTCTCGCTCACGCTCCCGGTAGCCGGCGGAGTGCTCATGGTCGCCGGATGGCTGTCCGGGGCCGACGGCTGGCGCTTCTTCGGGTTCGCGGTCACCTACCTGGGGTTCGGCGTCGCCGTGGAGCAGCTGCGGACCGAGGGTGTCGCCGAGCGCTGGCACCGCCCCGCGCTCCTGGCCACGGGCGGGCTCACCGCCCTGGGGCTCGTCGTCCTCGCCGTCACCGGGTGGACCGTCGGGGCCTGGCTGGCGGCCGCCGGACTGGGCCTGCTGCCCGTCGGCGTGGCGCTCGCGACCGCCACCGTCACCCGGTCGCTCGGTCGCCGGCCAGACCGTCGCCGCGCGGTGATGGCTGCCGTCGGGGCGAGCCTGTTCGCCGCGGCCTTGATCTGGATGGCGGCGCTCGGCGTCGGCGGGCCGCACCTCGTGCTCGTCGCCGCGGCTCTCCTCCTGCTCGTGCTCGCCATCGGATCGAGGACGAACACCGACGTCGTCCTGGTCGTCGCCATGGCCGCGGTCGTCTGGACTCTCACCCACCGGACCGTGCCGACCACCGACCCCACGCGGGCGGACCGCGGCGAGACCGTGATGGCGGCGCTCGGCGACTCGTACATGTCCGGCGAGGGTGCCGACGCCTTCTTCGAGGGCACGAACCGGAAGGGCGACAACGAGTGCCGTCAGGCGCCGACCGCCTTCGCCGCCCTGCTCGCGCTCGACCGGCACGAGGCCCTGGCCGACGACCTGCTCTTCCTCGCCTGCTCGGGCGCCGACACCGCCGACGTGCGCACCCAGGTCGGCGACCTCGTCGCCCGCCGGGATGCGGACGGGCTGGAGGTGAAGGTCGTCCTGCTCAGCGTGGGCGGAAACGACGCCGGGTTCGGCACCGTCGGCCGCACCTGCCTGCTCGCCGGCGACTGCTCGGAGCTCGCCGGCGCCTGGATGGCGAACCTGGGCGAGCTCGCCGAGCGACTCGGCACGCTCTACGGGGAGGTGCGTGCCGCCGTCGGCGAGGTGCCCGTCGTCGTCGTGCCCTATCCCATCCCGATCGCCCGGGCGAGCTGCGCAGCCTCGACCCTCACCGACGCGGAGCACCGCTTCCTCCACGACTTCGCCGTCGCGCTCGACGAGGTGGTGGCCGCAGCGGCCGCCGACGCCGGGTTCTACGTCGTGGACACGATGCCGGACGCCTTCGCCGGGATGCAGGTGTGCCCGGGCGACGCCGCGGACGCAGCGGTCAACTTCTTCGCGCTGAACACTGTGGTCGGCACGCTCGAGCAGTCCGCCAACCCGTTGAACTGGTGGCACAACAGCCTCCACCCCAACCAGCGGGGCCACGAGCGGATGCGGGCCGCCCTCACGGAGTGGCTGGGCGATCGGACGGCGCTCCCGCCGAGGAGCGAGGCGGCCGCCGCCCGGCCACCGTCCGACACCGGCCCGACCGCCGTGGCGAGGGGCGGGGCCTGC